One window of the Runella slithyformis DSM 19594 genome contains the following:
- a CDS encoding PA14 domain-containing protein: protein MKTILFLSIALTATQLRAQHGLQGEYYNGQNFERKVLTRIDPQINFSWRGRSPGPNVDDSYYSVRWTGKLHPPATGVYQFSAKVDDGVRIWVGSRLIVDAWGLHDSGSFEGNVKLEEGKFYDLKIEYFNAMFEGEVQVYWKIPNSAEMQPIKTDYLYKAPAPKAAVAPAKPKQEILPVVSKPTATQKPITKTTKPAVVPAKEVPIAETQPAAAPEAPKTETTESVRYPPEKEKPVVLKHVTFEQSSYHLLPESHSELNTLADYLLKNPAVTIEIAGHTDNVGDPRLNLALSENRAKVVRHYLIQKGVAEERILAKGYGGTRPLTANANETERAQNRRVELLVH from the coding sequence ATGAAAACGATTTTATTTTTAAGCATTGCCCTCACGGCAACGCAATTACGAGCGCAGCACGGCTTGCAGGGAGAATACTACAACGGACAAAACTTTGAGCGTAAAGTCCTTACCCGCATCGACCCCCAAATCAATTTTTCCTGGCGCGGCCGCTCACCGGGACCCAACGTAGACGACAGTTATTATTCCGTACGATGGACGGGCAAACTGCACCCGCCTGCCACGGGCGTGTATCAGTTTTCGGCCAAGGTAGATGATGGGGTCAGAATTTGGGTGGGAAGCCGCTTGATCGTGGATGCGTGGGGCTTACACGATTCAGGCAGTTTTGAGGGAAATGTAAAGCTGGAAGAAGGCAAGTTTTACGATCTGAAGATCGAATACTTCAACGCCATGTTTGAAGGCGAAGTACAGGTGTATTGGAAAATACCCAATTCGGCCGAAATGCAGCCCATCAAAACCGATTATCTGTACAAGGCCCCGGCTCCCAAAGCGGCGGTGGCTCCCGCCAAACCAAAGCAGGAGATTCTGCCTGTGGTGAGTAAACCCACCGCCACTCAAAAACCGATCACCAAAACGACAAAACCGGCGGTTGTACCGGCCAAAGAAGTCCCGATCGCAGAAACTCAGCCCGCAGCAGCACCCGAAGCCCCGAAAACGGAAACGACGGAAAGCGTCCGTTATCCGCCCGAGAAAGAAAAGCCCGTTGTCTTGAAGCATGTTACGTTTGAACAAAGCAGTTATCATTTACTGCCCGAGTCGCATTCGGAATTAAATACCCTGGCGGACTATCTGCTGAAAAACCCCGCCGTGACGATCGAGATCGCCGGCCACACCGACAACGTGGGTGACCCGCGCCTGAACCTGGCCCTTTCGGAAAATCGCGCCAAGGTAGTACGTCATTACCTTATTCAAAAGGGCGTGGCGGAAGAGCGAATCCTCGCCAAAGGATACGGAGGCACCCGACCGCTCACGGCCAATGCCAATGAAACGGAGCGCGCCCAAAACCGACGCGTGGAACTGCTGGTACATTAG
- a CDS encoding ABC transporter permease encodes MIRNYLKIAFRNLWKNKTYLFINLTGLSVAFGISTLLFLTAYGLLTFDRFHEENGAVYRVYHKVNEPQGEEYGNNMPLPMRNALKAEFPEVKLAVRVLDGGAQLLKSDKLINQGIVFTDPEYLQVFGYNLLKGDPNTALKDLSNVVLREDVAKNIFGEQDPMGKTLTIHHGDKEQSFIVTGILEKGPENTSIANDLLVRIENVEEYSINKDRWDADQHSLYLKLDGKTTPTAFEKRLKAFTAKYYKGNIDQLKKEGAKPDDRGEIMSTRIMGLADSHFDTKVGGRSQAINKIYPYTLLIVGMVILLIAAINFINLSIAKSFTRAKEVGMRKALGAFKSQIVGQFWGEAFLICITAFGVGILLAYLLIPQYNAIFRTALSLETLKAPVLAGIILLCFAVITLIAGGYPAWAVTKFNTVEVLKGKVKVSGSSGGIRNMLIIFQFTMSVLLIACTMIVWTQIRYLRSKPLGFNTTQVYSIPIGSEVSGKRLLQHFRNRLADQPRILSMTGSDVNLGRGQDGSFSKSVLGFEQNGKTIRTNMRTADYEYVKTLDLKLLDGRDFSQAYVTDTVSSAVINETMAKQLGVKNPIGVILNTDSKHKVIGVVKDFHFESLHRQIEAVTFFMNGFSINYIFVKIAPDHADETIALLKKTYHEAAPKSEFMGSFLDENTNKQYQKEERLSQIFFSAATLAIILSCLGLFAIAIMVISQRTKEIGVRKVLGASVVSIMALLSFDFLKMVGVAIVIASPAAWWLMNEWLADFAYRTPIQWWVFALTAFLAIAIAFLTVSFQAIRAALTNPTTSLRSE; translated from the coding sequence ATGATACGCAATTACCTTAAAATCGCTTTCCGCAATTTGTGGAAAAACAAAACCTACCTCTTCATCAACCTGACAGGCCTTTCGGTGGCGTTTGGCATCAGCACGCTGCTGTTTTTAACGGCCTACGGCCTGTTGACCTTTGACCGTTTTCACGAAGAAAACGGTGCAGTGTACCGCGTGTATCACAAAGTCAACGAGCCACAGGGTGAAGAATACGGCAACAACATGCCTCTACCCATGCGCAATGCACTGAAGGCCGAATTTCCGGAAGTAAAGCTGGCCGTACGGGTCTTGGACGGAGGAGCGCAGCTGTTAAAATCGGACAAGTTAATCAATCAGGGAATTGTTTTTACCGATCCCGAATACTTACAGGTCTTTGGATATAACTTATTGAAAGGCGACCCTAACACCGCGCTTAAAGACCTGAGCAATGTGGTCCTGCGGGAAGATGTGGCCAAAAATATCTTCGGAGAACAGGATCCGATGGGCAAAACCCTGACCATTCATCACGGCGACAAAGAGCAATCCTTCATAGTGACCGGGATTTTGGAAAAAGGGCCCGAAAATACCAGCATCGCTAACGACCTGCTCGTACGCATCGAAAATGTAGAGGAATACAGCATCAACAAGGACCGCTGGGATGCCGACCAACACTCCCTATACCTCAAACTGGACGGAAAAACCACCCCGACGGCCTTTGAAAAACGCCTGAAAGCCTTCACGGCCAAATACTACAAAGGCAACATTGACCAATTGAAAAAGGAAGGGGCCAAACCTGACGACCGGGGCGAGATCATGAGTACGCGCATCATGGGGCTGGCCGACAGTCATTTTGACACCAAAGTGGGCGGACGCAGTCAGGCCATCAACAAGATTTATCCGTATACGCTGCTCATTGTCGGTATGGTCATTTTGCTGATCGCGGCCATCAATTTTATCAACTTATCCATCGCCAAATCCTTTACCCGCGCCAAAGAAGTGGGAATGCGCAAAGCCCTCGGTGCGTTCAAATCGCAGATCGTGGGCCAATTTTGGGGTGAAGCTTTCCTGATATGCATTACCGCGTTCGGCGTGGGGATCCTTCTGGCGTACCTGCTCATTCCGCAATATAACGCCATTTTCCGCACTGCGTTATCGCTCGAAACGCTCAAAGCACCCGTGTTGGCAGGCATTATCCTGCTGTGTTTCGCCGTCATTACGCTGATCGCGGGCGGCTACCCGGCCTGGGCCGTTACGAAGTTCAATACCGTAGAAGTACTGAAAGGAAAGGTCAAAGTAAGCGGCAGCTCGGGCGGGATCCGCAACATGCTCATCATCTTTCAGTTCACCATGTCGGTGCTGCTCATTGCGTGCACCATGATCGTTTGGACCCAGATCAGGTACCTACGTTCCAAACCCTTAGGTTTTAATACTACGCAGGTATACAGCATTCCGATCGGCAGCGAGGTATCGGGCAAACGACTGCTGCAACATTTCCGTAACCGTTTGGCCGATCAACCGCGCATCCTGAGCATGACGGGCTCGGATGTGAACCTGGGCCGCGGACAGGACGGCTCTTTTTCAAAGTCGGTACTGGGCTTTGAGCAAAACGGAAAAACCATCCGGACCAACATGCGGACGGCCGATTATGAATACGTAAAAACGCTTGACCTGAAACTGCTTGACGGACGGGATTTTTCGCAGGCGTACGTCACCGATACGGTCAGTTCGGCCGTGATCAACGAAACCATGGCCAAACAATTGGGCGTTAAGAATCCGATCGGCGTCATTCTCAACACTGACAGTAAGCATAAAGTGATCGGGGTGGTCAAAGATTTTCACTTTGAGTCGCTGCACCGTCAGATCGAGGCCGTTACTTTTTTCATGAATGGCTTTTCCATCAATTATATTTTCGTCAAAATAGCCCCCGACCACGCCGACGAAACCATCGCATTGCTGAAGAAAACCTACCACGAAGCCGCGCCTAAGTCGGAATTTATGGGGTCGTTTTTGGACGAGAACACCAACAAACAATACCAAAAAGAGGAACGGCTTTCGCAGATATTTTTCAGCGCCGCCACCTTGGCAATTATTTTATCCTGTCTGGGATTGTTTGCCATCGCCATCATGGTCATCTCGCAGCGCACCAAAGAAATCGGCGTTCGCAAGGTATTGGGCGCTTCGGTGGTGAGCATCATGGCACTGCTTTCGTTTGATTTTCTCAAAATGGTGGGCGTAGCCATTGTCATCGCTTCGCCGGCGGCGTGGTGGCTCATGAATGAATGGTTGGCAGATTTTGCCTACCGTACGCCCATTCAATGGTGGGTATTTGCGCTCACTGCCTTTTTGGCCATTGCGATTGCGTTTTTGACGGTCAGTTTCCAGGCCATCCGCGCGGCCTTGACCAATCCCACAACGTCGCTGCGTTCTGAATAA
- a CDS encoding ABC transporter permease, protein MLKNYFKIAVRSLLKDKGYTALNILGLTIGLTFSLFLVFYITDELSYDRYHEKADRIFRVGATIKEPERADKVAVTQFPLGPTLKKEFPDVEHAVRFVGSGDKTLFKKGETSFFETKVFYADSNVFDVFTCKFIAGDAKRALIAPNSLVLTRSAAEKYFQTTDHVVGKSLQGKKDTYTITAVIEDVPSTSHLRFNALLSASSLGKDFSSSWGSFGFYTYVLLNKNTDPKAFEKKLIPMYDKYMAAIFSQYNVKINYVVQPIVDIHLRSDLNNEPEELGSMSYIYTFSAVALFMILIACINYMNLTTARSARRAKEIGIRKVSGSLQRHLIIQFLTESTVITLVSLLLSLLLIALLLPVFNDISGKTFTFGTIFQPITLVSIITIVVAVGLVGGSYPAFYLAKFNPLVVLKGNLAKASSNAPLRQTLVILQFTISMVMLISTWVVYDQLNFMKNKDLGYSKDQVLVVNMPPINRDGRNEIKLMKAEFLKNPKVLSASSSWYTPNSNGQNFNLMEIEGKTGFVNLGVEVYGVDPNYLQTLGIQLSKGRNFTELDRADSLRRMLVNEALIKKMGWSDALGKKIRFAGDTANLAEVVGVFKDFHQKSLYNPIEPLILMYRENNGSVQAKISPDDIPGTLAHLEKSYKKVFPEHSFQYNFLDQDFQSQFAADQKRGTIFTAFSSLTVLIACLGLLGLVAFTTEQRRKEISVRKVMGAETGHIVTLISRGFIYLVGVSCLIAFPIAWYFMNQWLEPFPYKTDLSPVTFLLSAGLVLMITLLTVSFHTVKAALMNPVKALKAD, encoded by the coding sequence ATGTTAAAAAACTATTTTAAAATCGCCGTCAGAAGTCTTTTGAAAGACAAAGGCTACACCGCCCTCAATATTTTGGGCCTAACGATCGGGCTGACCTTCAGCCTCTTTCTGGTGTTTTACATCACCGACGAACTCAGTTATGACCGGTACCACGAAAAAGCCGACCGCATTTTTCGCGTAGGTGCAACCATCAAAGAGCCCGAGCGGGCCGACAAGGTCGCCGTGACGCAATTTCCGTTGGGGCCAACCCTCAAAAAAGAATTTCCCGACGTGGAGCACGCGGTACGTTTTGTAGGAAGCGGCGATAAAACCCTGTTCAAAAAAGGAGAAACGTCCTTTTTTGAAACAAAAGTATTCTACGCCGACAGCAACGTGTTTGATGTCTTCACCTGCAAATTCATTGCGGGCGATGCCAAAAGAGCCCTGATTGCGCCCAATTCACTCGTATTGACCCGCTCAGCGGCGGAAAAATACTTTCAAACGACCGATCATGTCGTCGGGAAATCATTGCAGGGCAAAAAAGACACGTATACCATTACTGCCGTTATTGAAGATGTTCCTTCCACCTCGCATCTTCGGTTCAACGCCCTGCTCTCGGCCTCAAGTTTGGGAAAGGACTTTAGCAGCAGCTGGGGGAGTTTTGGGTTTTACACCTACGTTTTACTCAATAAAAACACTGATCCTAAAGCATTTGAAAAAAAGCTGATTCCGATGTATGACAAATACATGGCCGCGATTTTCTCTCAGTACAATGTCAAAATCAATTACGTTGTTCAACCCATTGTTGACATTCACCTCCGCTCCGACCTCAACAACGAGCCCGAAGAGTTGGGCAGTATGTCATACATCTACACCTTTTCGGCAGTGGCGCTGTTCATGATCCTGATCGCCTGCATCAATTACATGAACCTCACCACGGCACGCTCCGCGCGGCGCGCCAAGGAAATCGGCATTCGTAAAGTGTCAGGTTCGTTGCAGCGGCATCTGATCATCCAGTTTTTGACCGAATCCACCGTCATCACGCTGGTTTCACTGCTGTTAAGTTTACTGTTGATTGCGTTGCTGTTGCCCGTTTTCAATGATATTTCGGGGAAAACATTCACCTTCGGCACCATTTTTCAACCCATTACGCTTGTCAGCATCATCACCATTGTAGTTGCGGTGGGCTTAGTGGGAGGCAGTTATCCCGCGTTTTACCTGGCCAAATTCAATCCATTGGTCGTTCTGAAAGGCAATCTGGCCAAAGCCTCTTCCAACGCCCCTTTGCGGCAAACGCTCGTCATCCTCCAATTTACGATTTCGATGGTGATGCTCATCAGCACGTGGGTAGTATACGACCAACTCAACTTCATGAAAAACAAAGACCTCGGCTACAGCAAAGATCAGGTTTTGGTGGTAAACATGCCGCCCATCAACCGCGACGGGCGCAACGAGATCAAGCTGATGAAGGCCGAGTTTTTGAAAAACCCGAAGGTACTTTCGGCGAGTTCGTCGTGGTACACGCCCAACAGCAACGGACAGAACTTCAACCTGATGGAAATCGAAGGAAAAACGGGTTTTGTGAATCTGGGCGTGGAGGTATACGGCGTTGATCCTAATTATCTGCAAACATTGGGCATCCAACTTTCCAAAGGCCGTAATTTCACCGAATTGGACCGCGCCGATTCGCTGCGCCGTATGCTCGTCAACGAAGCCCTTATCAAAAAAATGGGCTGGAGTGACGCGTTGGGCAAGAAGATTCGTTTCGCCGGCGATACCGCCAACCTGGCGGAAGTAGTGGGCGTATTCAAAGATTTTCACCAAAAATCGCTCTATAATCCCATTGAGCCGCTGATCCTGATGTACCGTGAAAATAACGGCTCTGTGCAGGCCAAAATCAGTCCGGACGATATTCCGGGCACGCTGGCGCATTTGGAAAAATCATACAAAAAAGTATTTCCGGAGCATTCGTTTCAGTATAATTTCTTAGATCAGGATTTCCAGTCGCAGTTTGCCGCCGATCAAAAGCGAGGTACCATTTTCACCGCGTTCTCGTCACTGACGGTGCTGATCGCCTGTTTGGGACTGTTGGGCTTGGTCGCTTTTACGACCGAGCAGCGCCGCAAAGAAATCAGCGTTCGTAAAGTAATGGGGGCCGAAACGGGCCACATCGTGACGCTGATCTCCAGGGGCTTTATCTATTTGGTAGGCGTTTCGTGCCTGATCGCTTTTCCGATCGCGTGGTATTTTATGAATCAATGGCTCGAACCCTTCCCGTACAAAACCGACCTGAGCCCGGTCACGTTCCTGCTTTCGGCAGGTCTGGTATTGATGATCACGTTATTGACGGTGAGTTTTCACACCGTCAAAGCGGCACTGATGAATCCCGTAAAGGCGCTGAAAGCGGATTAA
- a CDS encoding ABC transporter permease, producing MKRSAPKTDAWNCWYIRTADTVRQRTGLSGIGQIIPFALCKRTDSQAYAVPVRGLSNKRNTLLEFLYRQPDMLCNYFKIAFRTLRKYRLFSFINIFGLASGMMICLLALIDIKGSFDVDNFHPHPERTYRLLTDVVSKTNDRVAFATSPLPLADLLTKDYDFVEGTTHFIRAYGEFDDGRKRLQPMTFWVDADFFRVFGYPILAGTAATAPHTAVLTQRMAEKFFGKANPLGKVIHYEGAGAFIVTGIIDNTSPGRSHQKFDMLLSAQSLKSEALTDWKNHREGYTYVLLKPGVTTETFEKSLASIATRTTKLIQDNKVNAYHFRAQALPDIAPAHEELMHGTYEPTYGKLATEMGVGLLTLLLAVFNYINLTLARSLSRAREVGIRKVVGGLRWQVMAQFMAESVILALLGLALAFVGLKLIEPMGFVQRWLIGGVKWGWETGLLFVVFSIVAGLLAGMVPARILSDFAPAQVLRSHTGLKVIRGISLRKSLIVVQFAVSLLAMITLYVLDRQQTYMSEGDYGFEREQVLTIPVLPGRSADKLVDAIHQQAGVTEVAATSDLFGSHPQNTQWAYRQRRQNDSLLIDCFFINHQLVPALGLQLLAGQNFTPIDAAKNRVLINEEALKGFGLGTAKEAIGQTILLGNNREVSVAGVVKNFNYAGFVWALKPLVLQYQPEKFQYLNVKVAAGSSAATVAAIAKAWKQLYPYEPFAGQWYSDYLRERHSHDDDNHFLGVLTAIAFTIACMGLLGMVTYNTETRTKEVGIRKVMGAAVHQIVWSLSSDFVRLLLIAAAIAIPLGYVAGMAILLNFAFHVSIGIETFGPCIGLLFLIGGLTIGLQTYRSAVANPVKALRSE from the coding sequence ATGAAACGGAGCGCGCCCAAAACCGACGCGTGGAACTGCTGGTACATTAGGACGGCAGATACTGTCCGTCAGCGCACAGGCCTGTCCGGAATCGGACAAATAATCCCTTTTGCCCTTTGCAAAAGGACTGACAGTCAGGCCTATGCCGTTCCGGTACGAGGTTTGAGCAATAAACGAAATACGTTATTAGAATTTCTTTACCGTCAGCCCGATATGCTCTGCAACTACTTCAAAATCGCGTTTCGTACGCTTCGGAAATACAGGCTGTTTTCGTTTATCAACATTTTTGGACTAGCGTCGGGCATGATGATCTGTCTGTTGGCGCTGATCGACATCAAAGGCTCGTTTGATGTCGACAATTTCCATCCGCATCCTGAGCGCACCTATCGGCTGCTGACGGATGTGGTCAGCAAAACTAACGACCGCGTAGCCTTTGCCACGTCGCCGCTGCCATTGGCCGATCTCCTTACCAAAGACTACGATTTTGTGGAAGGTACGACGCATTTTATCCGGGCCTACGGCGAGTTTGACGATGGCCGCAAGCGTCTCCAACCCATGACCTTTTGGGTAGATGCCGATTTTTTCAGGGTTTTCGGTTATCCGATCCTTGCGGGCACTGCCGCCACCGCACCGCACACGGCCGTATTGACCCAACGCATGGCCGAGAAATTTTTCGGAAAAGCCAACCCGCTCGGCAAAGTGATCCACTACGAAGGGGCCGGGGCATTTATCGTCACGGGCATCATTGACAATACCTCACCGGGGCGCTCACACCAAAAATTCGACATGCTGCTGTCGGCCCAAAGCCTGAAAAGCGAAGCCCTCACCGACTGGAAAAACCACCGGGAAGGCTATACCTATGTTTTACTCAAGCCCGGCGTAACGACGGAAACTTTTGAAAAAAGTCTGGCTTCCATAGCCACCCGCACCACCAAACTTATTCAGGACAATAAAGTCAACGCCTATCATTTTCGCGCTCAGGCACTGCCGGACATTGCGCCGGCGCATGAAGAACTGATGCACGGCACTTACGAACCCACCTACGGCAAATTAGCCACCGAAATGGGCGTGGGGCTGCTCACGCTTTTATTGGCCGTTTTCAATTACATCAACCTGACGCTGGCCCGTTCGCTGAGCCGCGCAAGGGAGGTGGGCATTCGTAAAGTCGTCGGCGGGCTGCGTTGGCAGGTGATGGCGCAGTTTATGGCCGAGTCGGTCATTCTGGCGTTGCTGGGGTTAGCCTTGGCCTTTGTGGGACTGAAACTGATAGAGCCCATGGGATTTGTACAGCGTTGGCTCATCGGCGGGGTAAAATGGGGCTGGGAAACGGGCCTGCTGTTTGTGGTTTTCAGCATTGTGGCGGGCCTGTTGGCCGGAATGGTGCCGGCCCGTATCCTTTCCGATTTTGCACCGGCCCAAGTGCTGCGCAGTCACACGGGGCTAAAGGTCATTCGCGGTATTTCGTTGCGCAAATCGCTGATCGTGGTGCAATTTGCGGTGTCGCTGTTGGCCATGATTACGCTGTATGTATTGGATAGGCAGCAAACCTACATGTCAGAAGGCGATTACGGGTTTGAGCGCGAACAGGTGCTGACCATTCCGGTACTGCCGGGCCGATCTGCCGATAAATTGGTGGATGCCATTCATCAACAGGCGGGCGTCACGGAGGTCGCCGCCACGTCAGACCTGTTCGGTTCGCACCCACAGAATACCCAATGGGCCTATCGCCAACGCCGCCAAAACGATTCCCTTCTGATCGACTGCTTTTTCATCAACCATCAATTGGTGCCCGCGTTGGGGTTACAACTGTTGGCGGGGCAAAATTTTACGCCCATCGACGCCGCCAAAAATCGGGTCCTCATCAACGAAGAAGCACTCAAAGGATTCGGGTTGGGAACGGCCAAAGAGGCCATTGGGCAAACGATTCTGTTGGGCAACAATCGCGAGGTCAGCGTGGCGGGGGTGGTGAAAAATTTTAATTATGCCGGTTTTGTGTGGGCCCTGAAACCATTAGTACTTCAGTACCAACCCGAAAAATTTCAGTACCTCAACGTCAAAGTAGCCGCCGGCTCTTCTGCGGCTACCGTTGCCGCGATTGCAAAAGCATGGAAACAGCTGTATCCCTACGAGCCGTTTGCCGGGCAGTGGTACAGCGATTACCTGCGGGAGCGCCATTCCCACGACGATGACAACCATTTTCTGGGCGTACTGACGGCCATTGCCTTTACCATTGCCTGTATGGGACTGCTGGGCATGGTGACCTACAACACCGAAACCCGCACCAAAGAAGTGGGGATTCGGAAAGTAATGGGCGCGGCCGTTCACCAGATCGTGTGGAGTCTGTCGTCTGATTTTGTGCGATTGCTGCTCATTGCAGCGGCCATTGCGATTCCGTTGGGGTACGTGGCCGGCATGGCCATTTTGCTCAATTTTGCATTTCATGTGTCCATTGGGATAGAAACCTTTGGCCCATGCATCGGGCTGTTGTTTCTCATCGGCGGCCTTACCATTGGGCTGCAAACCTACCGTTCGGCCGTTGCCAATCCTGTCAAAGCTCTTCGTTCGGAGTAA
- a CDS encoding ABC transporter permease — MLTNYFKIAWRNLLKNKIFSFINVAGLAIGLCCFIMIALYVTDELSYDRFHEKADRIYRVHADIRFGGTDLKLAVSPDPMGATLKKDYPQVEQYVRLYTSDGAKSIKKGKEYIVENHVGYADSTLFEVFTLPALAGDTKTALDNPNTVVVSESAARKYFGTTDAVGKTLEVGVTDKTLYKVTAVIKDIPANSHFNFDFIFSMDNVPYEFGNYLSNNFYTYILLREGTDYKAFEKKFDEVAVRYILPQAKQYMQINSMDEFKKAGNQLEYHLMPLTDIHLKSDRFPEIGINGNIQYVYIFSAVALFLLLIAGINFMNLSTARSSNRAKEVGIRKVMGTERQTLIAQFMAESTLTSYLAFLFALLLTVILLPYFNDISAKTFSISSLFQPRLLSFLLILPFAVGILAGYYPAFFLSSFRPIEVLKSKLNAGFKRSNLRNMLVTFQFVTSLVLVIGTIIVYRQLNYIQTKKLGFDKDQVLIINGTGALTANRDAFKNEVGQMAGVKSASYAGYLPVANSARSDNPFSKEAVMDMKNGFNMQVWNVDYDYVPTLGMEIIKGRNFSKSYGSDSSAVIINETTAKILGYDDPIGKKIYTSTGALAGMNTAYEIVGVVRNFHYESLRQQVGPLCMKLGNNSWTAAFKINTEEVQSLVGQIEAKWKAMAPEMPFSYQFLDESFDQMYRTEQRVGKVALTFAILTILIACLGLFGLVTYMAEQRTKEIGIRKVLGASVPSIVGLLSGEFLVLVVISVLIASPIAYYAMSQWLTEFAYRIEISWWMFLTAGILAVCIALLTVSFQAIRAALMNPVNSLKSE; from the coding sequence ATGCTTACAAATTACTTCAAAATCGCCTGGAGAAACCTGTTGAAAAACAAGATTTTTTCTTTCATTAACGTGGCCGGCTTGGCCATTGGGCTGTGCTGCTTTATCATGATCGCCCTGTACGTGACCGACGAATTGAGCTATGACCGTTTTCACGAAAAAGCCGACCGAATTTACCGTGTTCACGCCGACATTCGCTTTGGCGGCACCGATCTCAAACTCGCCGTGAGTCCTGACCCGATGGGCGCTACGCTCAAAAAAGACTATCCGCAGGTAGAGCAATACGTACGTTTGTATACCTCCGACGGCGCCAAGTCCATCAAAAAAGGGAAAGAGTACATCGTTGAAAATCACGTAGGCTATGCCGATTCGACGTTGTTTGAGGTATTTACGCTGCCGGCTCTTGCGGGAGATACCAAGACCGCTTTGGACAACCCCAATACGGTGGTTGTGAGTGAAAGCGCCGCCCGTAAGTATTTTGGCACCACCGACGCGGTCGGCAAAACGCTGGAAGTGGGTGTAACCGACAAAACCCTCTATAAAGTAACGGCGGTCATCAAAGACATTCCCGCCAATTCGCACTTCAACTTTGATTTTATCTTTTCCATGGACAACGTCCCGTACGAATTTGGAAATTACCTCAGCAACAATTTCTATACGTACATTCTCCTGCGCGAAGGCACTGATTACAAAGCGTTTGAGAAAAAATTTGACGAGGTTGCGGTGCGATATATTCTTCCGCAGGCCAAACAGTACATGCAGATCAACTCCATGGATGAATTCAAAAAAGCCGGGAATCAACTCGAATACCACCTGATGCCGCTGACCGACATTCACTTAAAGTCCGATCGTTTTCCCGAAATAGGCATTAACGGAAACATTCAGTATGTCTACATTTTTTCAGCGGTGGCGCTGTTTCTGTTATTGATCGCCGGCATCAATTTCATGAATCTGAGCACGGCGCGTTCGTCCAATCGCGCCAAAGAAGTGGGCATTCGAAAAGTCATGGGTACCGAGCGCCAAACGCTGATTGCGCAGTTTATGGCCGAATCGACCCTGACGAGCTACCTCGCTTTCCTGTTTGCGCTGTTACTGACCGTTATTTTGCTCCCTTATTTTAATGACATTTCAGCCAAGACCTTCTCCATTTCGTCGCTTTTTCAACCCCGGCTTTTGTCTTTTCTGTTGATTTTACCCTTTGCCGTAGGCATTTTGGCCGGGTATTATCCCGCCTTTTTTCTGTCTTCCTTTCGGCCCATTGAGGTCCTGAAAAGTAAACTTAATGCGGGTTTCAAACGCAGCAACCTTCGTAACATGCTGGTTACGTTCCAATTTGTCACTTCGTTGGTATTGGTCATCGGGACGATTATCGTGTACCGACAACTCAATTACATCCAAACCAAAAAACTGGGTTTTGACAAAGACCAAGTGCTTATCATCAACGGCACCGGCGCGCTTACGGCCAACAGAGACGCCTTTAAGAACGAAGTAGGCCAAATGGCGGGCGTCAAAAGTGCATCGTACGCCGGGTATTTGCCCGTTGCCAACTCTGCCCGCAGTGATAATCCGTTTTCCAAAGAGGCCGTCATGGACATGAAAAACGGCTTCAATATGCAGGTTTGGAACGTTGACTATGACTACGTTCCGACGCTGGGCATGGAAATCATCAAAGGGCGAAATTTCTCAAAATCCTACGGCTCGGATTCCTCGGCGGTCATTATCAACGAAACCACCGCCAAAATTTTGGGCTACGATGACCCGATCGGCAAAAAGATCTATACCTCCACCGGGGCTTTGGCAGGCATGAACACCGCGTACGAAATCGTGGGGGTCGTCAGAAATTTCCACTACGAATCGCTGCGCCAACAGGTCGGGCCGTTGTGTATGAAATTGGGGAACAACAGTTGGACGGCTGCCTTCAAGATCAATACCGAAGAGGTACAGTCGTTGGTCGGCCAAATAGAAGCCAAATGGAAAGCAATGGCCCCGGAAATGCCTTTCAGTTATCAGTTTTTGGATGAATCGTTTGACCAAATGTACCGCACCGAGCAGCGCGTGGGGAAAGTAGCCCTGACCTTTGCCATTCTTACCATTTTGATCGCCTGCCTGGGGCTTTTCGGCTTGGTAACGTACATGGCCGAGCAACGCACCAAAGAAATCGGCATTCGTAAGGTACTGGGCGCGAGCGTTCCGTCGATCGTGGGTTTACTTTCAGGCGAATTCCTCGTTCTGGTGGTTATTTCGGTACTCATTGCCTCTCCCATTGCCTATTATGCTATGAGTCAATGGCTGACGGAGTTTGCGTACCGCATCGAAATCTCGTGGTGGATGTTTTTGACAGCGGGCATTTTGGCCGTCTGCATCGCCTTACTGACCGTCAGTTTTCAGGCCATTCGAGCGGCGTTGATGAATCCGGTCAATTCGTTAAAATCGGAATAG